The DNA sequence tgcagtccaaaatttcatgtccgacctctctaactgactcgatccattgtgtgacGCCTCGACAGCGCTGTCGCTGTCCACGGAAAATATACTGGGAAACTGAAAAACTTTATATCTTGATCGAGGCTTTTCAAAATCAACGACCTAACTTTATTTTCTAGACAACAGATTTTCTTTTTGCATGCATTCTTTTTAAGATTTATTCAGCCCCGAAGACAAAATTGGTGAAATCATCATTTCGTctctttccggccaaagtatcacaagtgccatccgacgtttcaaaatttccgccgctatttttttttttttacggagaaattgttggttgaatgtgtttgaaaatttcactgaattttatcggcatcTCGAGGaaaatacagtgaaattttcggacagctttgttgaaaaatttctctgtgaaaaaataatatgtcggtggaaattttgaaacgtcgcaaggcgcttgtgataattGTGACGAATCAGCACGGTGTGATATATTGCCAACCGAACGCATCAATAATGCTGTCGCTGTGTGTGAAAAATATACTAGTAACGAAAAAAACCTTGTCATCATCGGAGTGTATAAAAATCTACAatgcttttttccagttaaaatccatatttttgcattttttgaaaaaaaaaacaaatttaatgaAAGCGCACCGAGGTAATAATCAACTATCACGATTGTTATTGAATCTGGTACTTTTCCGGATAATTTCTCCGGGATGTCGGTCAtatcaacttttttaaaaacagtttttacCTTGCTTTTTTGTATGTGCGTGGGGCGTATGAATAGAGgcgtaattggactgcattttgcaattcggaactataaattccggcccggtttaaaaacaacgtatgtgccattagtttccctatgcacataagtgttttttcagatgagccagaattcataggtccaaattgcaaaatgcagtccaattggaagACGGAAAAAAGGCGGATTGAGTGATCCTAACACTTTTTAAGTATAACATTTCGCGTTAAAACAAATCCATAGCAGGCGTAAGCAAACTTACAGTCAtcgatttattttaaacaaattgctAAACAAATTCCTTTTTTTGTGGCAGAAAACAGATTTATTCTGCCTAGGAGTACATGTCATCTCTTTTAATCCCGAAGAACCTCGTTTGTTAAACCTAAATTGCTGAAAATGAGTGAACTCGAAAACTAAGCGTTCGATTTGAGGTTTTCAAATGCATTATCATATATACGTTTAATCTTGGATATTTTAGGGGTTCACGAAATAGATTCTCTCAGAGGGAACCGCTGAAGTGTGTTTTTACGTGTAGTGGATCCGTCTTctccaaaactttaaaataaaacaagtttttttaagcaaaatttttctaatttctcctGCCATAGATTCATCGTAATTCAATCGGCGAGGACGAAAACACAGCAACTCGGTgactcgaaaatgctcacttctcatttttagtcaatttgcATAAAGGGCATTGAAGTTaccgcatctgttccaacttggacatgTACGGTGTCCTTAAGTATTTGCCTTaaaacaccaaaaatctttttcttagactaacgtCTTctcctactgtgcagttttgcgtgcatcttgattattttcattttttcgagttggtgtgttttcgttctcactgattcaattagtcCCTCTTTTGATAATGTCGAACTCGGCAACGAGTCAAATTTCCCCGCCCAATCCGACAGTAGCGGCGAGGAAGCGAACTGGAGCGCAAATTCTCGaactctcgattcaaatgcagAAACATCCCGTTCGAATCCGATTCCATCAGTGAACAGTTGAACACGTTTAAGGAAAAGCAAGAGATGAAACCGGAGCATGATTCACTTGTTGTCGAACCAGCGGCGGTTTATTTCGCAACGTCCATCTGCCCGCCTCTGCCgtagaccccctcccccccccccccccccgcgctcTCACTCTTGCGGGACTCTGAATGTCGGGATCGGAATCCGATCCAACCCGCGattgaacgaaaaaaatccGCGGTGGCAACGCAACACCCTCCCCAAGGAAAGTAAGATGCTTTCGCCTGTCGTCAGAGATCGAAAGTGAAATTACACGATTTTAAAGCTCATACATAGGtggatctagagtacctatatagggagagtatggacaattGGAcgtgtcgaaaattttgaggttaggtgatggagctcttagaccccaaaaaggcaggcaatctatgaattcaaattatccagagtgatttataatcacaattgttgggaactgtcgttggtaaagcacgtatttgacttggtttttgcataaactttctcatttttgcggaagaatacttacgtatgaattttcttgtccattttcgtttgatattagagtctaaagattgacagtgaaatttttcgttttcaaaggttacctacacctttgggccctaagagctacataattCGAGCTGTaaatactctccctatataggtactctaggtggATCCAAGGGCTCCCCTtcccgttcgcccgaaaaaaggagatggaaaaaaggaagaaaggaatacaggaagaaacggaggagagaggaagaaagaacATTTATATTTGGttcttatttttggaaaaattgactcaaactgcattttAGATGCTCtacaatttcgaaaaatttctggAGGATTCCTCCCGACCCCTCCTGCGCCCCCCACCACCTTTTTCGAGttgtctggatccgccaatggtgtGTGAAAGCCGTTCGAATTTCAGGGACGTTGACATTCATACATATTGAAATTTCCCGGGTTTTcatggaaattgaaatttcacattACATTACGAACTCTCCGATTACATTTTACTGCTCGTCAGATTACGGACAAAAATCCCTCCTGGAAATTTTCGTAAATATTTTGTGACTGGTAAAGTAACTTCGTAGACGCAATTTCAAGAAAGAATGTTACTTTAGTTTCATTTGAGAAATTCGAAAATGACCGACGATATGCAACGTCTTGATCAATGGTTATGAAATTTCaatcctcgtgaaatttcatttgctGTTAAGTTCTATCGCTGTGAAAGTTCAATCTCTGCAACATTTAAACTCTTCTGGACTTTCTAATTCTGTGAAGTTTCGATCTCTGATTGCAATGGAGATTTGCATATTTCCACCATTCATCGATACGTCTTTTATTAAAGCCCTCGATTTGATTACATCCAGCTAGCTTCAGGTtttacatttgaatcagtgagttcgaaaacacaccaactccggtttttttcgattttcacttttttacggtttagtaacacttatggatagaagaaTTTGCACGCAGAAGAAAATTTCGGAATTgtaatcggaagtgctcgaaacaacgacgggaaaagggaaaaatcgaagtacttcattggaaataccaatttttggccatttcaagggaaacaggtgaccatccgattttgcagttttcttttttcggttcagtataccttgtactaacaagttatataaatattcaagtgTTATTGAGGtcgaaaaatctaaatttttcagggcagactatgaaaatcagtatctgaaagtcggtgagaacgaaaacacaccaactcggaaatttttaaaagcttaattctctgtcatcaaacatggtgtatagATTTCAATTTGGTGCtctacaaagtctctaagtacttgtcctttggcaccaaaaaggtttttcttaaactaacttctttgctcgctgcgcagttttaggtgtttcctgaaaaaaaaaaaaaaaatttccgagttggtgtgtttttgaactcactgattcatttataaAGAGGACTTACTTAAATACTGAATAAAGTCCTACCTGTTTGATCCCTTCCACCATGGTCTTAAGGTCCCGCTCGTCGCTGAAGTAGTTGGGATAGAAGAGCGGCCAGTGGAGCGGATTCTTCGAGCGGAGCTTCATGTAGCCCCGGCTGTGCGGCTGAAGAAGGATCGGCACCAAACCCCACGCGTCATGGCCCTCGTACGGTTTGAAGACGCGCTCGTAGACCCCTCGCTTGAACTTGAACATATTCCGGAGGGAGCCACCGGTATCCCCGGTCAAGGCGCCCGGCCCGAACACGAGCTCCATGTCCGGTTGGGAGCTATCGTTAGCGTACTTGGTCAGCGTGAAGGCGACAGCCTCTGCACCCCCGGGCAGCGTGTACGGCCCCTTGCCTCGCACCAGGTAGTCCACCATGAACCGCGGGCTACGAAACCGGTCCTCGACGATCGTCACGGAGTCGTTGACTAAGAACGCCAGCCCGGCCATGGACACGTGGTCCTGCAGGTTGTGGCCCACCTTCAGGTCCTCCAGCACGGGGATCCCCAGCTCCTGCAGGTGGTCCCGCGGCCCTATCCCGGATAACATCAATATCTGCGGGGAGTTCAAGGTCCCCGCCGAGATGATGACCTCCTTCCGAGCCTTCACGGCGAACGTCCGTCGGTTCTTCAAGAACTCCACGCCGAAGGTTTGCCTCGTCTGCTCGTTGATGAGGACCCGCGTCACGCGGGCCTGCTTGACGACATGGAAGTTCTTCCGGTTGCGTATGGGTCGGAGGAAGGCCTTGGAGGCGCTGAGCCGGGCGCCGTCTTTGGTCGTCGCGAAGGCCGTGGAGAACCCGATGGGCACCGGCTCGTTGTAGTCCACGATGTTGTAGCCCAGCTCCTGGCCGGCCTTCAGGAACGTCTTCGAGAGGTGGGTGTTCCACGCCGGCTTGGAGACCCGCAGATAACCACCCGTGCCGTGGTACGGGGAACCAATCAGCTCCGGGTCGCCGACATCCTCGGACTTCTTGAAGTAGGGAAGGACATCGTCGTAACTCCAACCGGTGTTGCCCAGTGCGGCCCAATTATCGTAATCGGCTTTGCAGCCTCGGGTGTAGACCATGTAGTTGATGACGCTGGTTCCGCCCATAGCCTTGCCTCGCGGCCAGTTGCAGCGATTACCTTGCATGCCGAGGCAAAAGGTTTTCGAGGGTTGCGTCCTGTATCCCCAGTTATAGTCCGTGTCGATGATGTAGCTGACGAGGAGAGGGATATCGGTCAGGAAGATTTCTTCCTTGCCCGCTTCCAGGAGGAGGACCGTCCATGCGGGGTTTTCTGTCAGTCGATTGGCCACCACCGACCCGCCAGACCCTGCTCCCACGACGATGAAGTCGTACTCCTTCTCGATCCGAGAAGTCTCTTTGACGGCGTTCGCCGGGATGTTGAGGCCCTCCCTGTAGTAGCGGAGCACCGATTGGAATATCGTGTAGGCCTGGGCGTTGGAAGTCCGCGCGCAGGACACTATGACAATTGCCACGGGGACGATCAGGTGAATGGTCAACATGTCTTTGAAGGTTTTCTCATCGGTTTAGATTGACGGAGGTGAATTCTCACCGCACTGACTTTCACGGATCGTAACTTCTCGCGTACACGTAATTGCAAAGAGATCGAACAATCGACGATTCGAACAACACGTTGACTGAAACAAGCTTGTAAAGATATTCgcaactaaaaaataaaaattttattagcACAGTGTTAGGACCGAAGATAGTGTGGCAAGATAAATTCTGACGAAATACCTATggttaaaattataattattgagATCACGAAATCTACTCGCAAAAGCACTGGTCCCTTATTTATTCCACCGACTCGGTAGTTCACTTTAGTTCACCGCTGAGGCACTTTCACAGCATTCATCAGACGTCACTGTGGCTTTTCTTTCGAATCAATCACTTTTCATTACGCTACAGGATTATTTCCATCTCCGATTCGAAGCATCAAGCTGCATTTCGAATGTTCATCCGGTTGGGTCGCGCTGTACGCAACCAGTCACTTCAAATTcacccttttttcctttttcttgacattgaaaaaattgtttggcCTGTATTAATCACAACAACGAAGATGAACCGAGTGGACCATTTGTTTTCCGGACGACGAATTTGTCCTTGCCATTCACGTACATGCAATTATATCTCGGAAATTGATTCTCTCTTGATCATGCAGCATTTGTCATGAAGGGCAAAAATTTCCTGGGCGCacagcaaaaatgaaaaatcgaaatattgTCATCCGTAGGCATAGATACCATACAGTCTAGAGTTCCAAAAAAGTTTCCGTCTGgagaaaattttcaacgaaagaaaattgtttgaaatgtgtttatattcattcaaaagaggataattttttgaaagatagCTGCTCGTTCCCGGTAAATGGACATTAGACGGAATTTGTTCGTAGCTTTGATGGATGCCtctttaaatttggcaacagcttcTGCTGGTGCGGAAAAATTTAATTCCAGTGAAAATTGTCACATACAGGTCAAAAAGCTGAAGCCTTTGACTCTAACGTTTTTGGGAAACAGTATTATTTTTCCCAAGGACCGGAAATCGGCACAACACCGTTTAAGAAAACTTAATGAGTGCCACTCGAAACTAAGCCTTTCACCGATGGAGATAAAAAACAGCAATTAAGGAGGTGTTGGGTGCGCGTGCGACAAGAATGTGAGTCACGCACGTTTACGAGCCAGAGtgcacgtcgcgtcgcgtctaGACGGTGGCGAGCCGCGAGAGGTTAATCGAGAACTGAGCCAAGTGGTACTTGGTCCGGAGTCGGCGCAGTGTCGCGCGACCTGCATCCCATCTCGCGCACGTCCTTGAAAGGCCGTTCGGCCCGCGCAACGGTGAACCTGCAGCTAGCGGCTAGCGGTCAGTCCGCCGTCCAAGGGCCTGCGGCTGCGCAGTGCGGCCGAGCGTTCTGCGACTGCGCCGTCCAGCCGGGTGCTCTGCGGCTGCGCGGTACTGTCGAGCGCTCCGCGGCTGCGCAGCGCGGCCCGGCGCGTTCTTGTCCCGCGCTGGGCGCCACCGTGAAACAGGTAACAGTATCTCGGTTTGTTGGTAAACAGAGTTGAACCTTACGGCGACTTCCGGCGGCGTCGCGAACCGTGACGTAAGGACCCGCGAACAAGAGCAGCCTCCGCAAAGGCGTGTTTTGCGCATTAAGGACTTCGATGCAGCGATGGCAACGCGGAGAGGATCACGGAGTGGGTGAGACGCACATTACTGACCTATGACCGCAGGGCTCAGCATTTGCGCGGAGCACAGTGGAACGGCCCCTCGGTGTAGGTCAGACTAGATTCcctctatactgagagtcaagataatatgaatccatttctgattggtccccGTATTATAGGCctatagtgtcacaaacgggaataaagattacattttcaccgattgcaaagattataatctggaatggaccggggaattacgggttcggcattcggcaaggaacaaacggaatgagaga is a window from the Bemisia tabaci chromosome 10, PGI_BMITA_v3 genome containing:
- the LOC109033395 gene encoding glucose dehydrogenase [FAD, quinone], which gives rise to MLTIHLIVPVAIVIVSCARTSNAQAYTIFQSVLRYYREGLNIPANAVKETSRIEKEYDFIVVGAGSGGSVVANRLTENPAWTVLLLEAGKEEIFLTDIPLLVSYIIDTDYNWGYRTQPSKTFCLGMQGNRCNWPRGKAMGGTSVINYMVYTRGCKADYDNWAALGNTGWSYDDVLPYFKKSEDVGDPELIGSPYHGTGGYLRVSKPAWNTHLSKTFLKAGQELGYNIVDYNEPVPIGFSTAFATTKDGARLSASKAFLRPIRNRKNFHVVKQARVTRVLINEQTRQTFGVEFLKNRRTFAVKARKEVIISAGTLNSPQILMLSGIGPRDHLQELGIPVLEDLKVGHNLQDHVSMAGLAFLVNDSVTIVEDRFRSPRFMVDYLVRGKGPYTLPGGAEAVAFTLTKYANDSSQPDMELVFGPGALTGDTGGSLRNMFKFKRGVYERVFKPYEGHDAWGLVPILLQPHSRGYMKLRSKNPLHWPLFYPNYFSDERDLKTMVEGIKQAVAISRTRAFQRYDSKLIPEKFPGCERHEFESDDYWACAARVITTNLHHQVGTCKMGPEWDPDAVVDPRLRVRGVRGLRVVDASIMPVIPAGHTNAIVFMIGEKASDMIKEDWANANDNRKRRKGD